In Streptomyces longhuiensis, the following proteins share a genomic window:
- a CDS encoding GtrA family protein: MWNSACRFASADTTRFLLVGGLCYIIDVGTLVLLHGVLHMPLAGATSLSFVTVLAVNFGLNRSFVFRSGAMAGPAFAKYLVLVVLNYCATVATVTGLTALGLAYVAAKTTSTIINAVANYGAFRWWVFRSPAAGNPQSPGRPEPIREP; this comes from the coding sequence ATGTGGAACTCTGCTTGCCGCTTTGCGTCGGCCGATACGACAAGATTCCTCCTTGTGGGAGGGCTGTGCTACATCATCGACGTAGGGACGCTGGTCCTGCTGCACGGTGTACTTCATATGCCATTGGCCGGGGCCACCTCACTGTCGTTCGTCACCGTACTGGCGGTCAACTTCGGCCTCAACAGATCCTTCGTCTTCCGAAGCGGAGCGATGGCCGGCCCGGCCTTTGCCAAATACCTTGTGCTCGTCGTACTGAATTACTGTGCAACCGTGGCGACGGTCACCGGGTTGACCGCTCTGGGCCTAGCGTACGTAGCGGCCAAGACGACGTCGACCATCATTAATGCGGTGGCGAATTACGGTGCGTTTCGATGGTGGGTCTTCAGATCTCCCGCCGCGGGAAATCCACAAAGTCCGGGCAGGCCCGAACCGATCCGAGAGCCGTGA
- a CDS encoding DegT/DnrJ/EryC1/StrS family aminotransferase, whose amino-acid sequence MSGSNLPIPAARPVIGEAEIEAAVRVLRSGHVIQGPEVAAFEEEFSELVGERTCVAVNSGTSALQLSLMALGIGAGDEVVVPSFSFAATANAVRLVGAEPVFADITPGTYCLDPAAASAVIGPRTAALMPVHLYGHPADMDHLMPLAARHGLAVVEDACQAHGATLHGRPVGTFGQAGCFSFYPTKNMHALEGGMITTGDRELARTLRLLRNQGMERRYEHEIVGANLRMTDVAAAVGRVQLKQLPAWTEQRRANAKVLDSRIEGLTVPHVADGARHVYHQYTVAIPDGRRDAVQQELAGQGIGSAVYYPTPIHRLAPFRDPAGPPLPETDRAAAEVLSLPVHPTLGQGDLERIARAVSVAGGVR is encoded by the coding sequence GTGTCTGGGTCCAACCTGCCAATTCCCGCTGCCCGGCCCGTGATCGGCGAAGCCGAGATCGAAGCCGCCGTTCGCGTCCTGCGTAGTGGCCATGTCATCCAGGGACCGGAGGTGGCCGCGTTCGAGGAGGAGTTCTCGGAGCTGGTCGGCGAACGTACCTGTGTCGCCGTCAACTCCGGCACTTCCGCGCTGCAGCTGAGCCTTATGGCGCTCGGCATCGGAGCGGGCGATGAAGTGGTGGTGCCCTCCTTCTCGTTCGCCGCCACCGCCAACGCGGTACGTCTGGTGGGCGCCGAACCGGTCTTCGCCGACATCACGCCCGGCACCTACTGCCTCGATCCGGCCGCCGCGTCGGCGGTGATCGGTCCGCGCACAGCGGCACTGATGCCCGTACATCTGTACGGGCATCCGGCCGACATGGACCATCTGATGCCGCTCGCAGCCCGCCACGGCCTCGCCGTCGTCGAGGACGCCTGCCAAGCGCACGGCGCCACGCTGCACGGACGGCCCGTGGGAACGTTCGGCCAGGCCGGATGCTTCAGCTTCTATCCGACGAAGAACATGCACGCACTCGAAGGCGGCATGATCACCACCGGCGATCGCGAACTGGCCCGCACTCTGAGGCTGCTCAGGAATCAGGGCATGGAGCGGCGGTACGAGCACGAGATCGTCGGCGCCAACCTGCGCATGACCGACGTCGCGGCGGCCGTGGGGCGTGTGCAGCTGAAGCAACTGCCTGCGTGGACCGAGCAGCGGCGGGCCAACGCCAAGGTGCTCGACTCCCGTATCGAGGGGCTGACGGTGCCGCACGTGGCCGACGGCGCCCGGCACGTCTACCACCAGTACACCGTCGCCATCCCTGACGGCCGCAGGGATGCCGTACAGCAGGAACTGGCGGGGCAGGGCATCGGCAGCGCGGTGTACTACCCGACGCCGATCCACCGTCTCGCGCCGTTCCGTGATCCGGCCGGACCTCCGCTGCCCGAGACCGACCGCGCTGCCGCCGAGGTGCTCTCTCTGCCGGTCCATCCCACCCTCGGGCAGGGCGACCTTGAGCGCATCGCCCGCGCCGTCAGCGTCGCCGGAGGTGTCCGGTGA
- a CDS encoding glycosyltransferase family 2 protein gives MYQNMKVAVVVPAYNEEKLIARTISTMPDFVDHIVVIDDASSDETASEAIDAGDPRMVLIRHENNTGVGGAVCDGHQEALRLGCDVSVVMAGDGQMDPDYLPALLAPICDGTALFTKANRFYSRDSYRGMPKYRILGNIILSFMTKLASGYWHLFDPQNGYTAIHRTALERLNLDRVAKDYSFENDLLINLNILRIPACDVPVPAVYGSEVSTMRMHKVIPALIAQLARGTGRRVVLKYVVFSFSPIALLLLAGLCLIAFGGAASTWVLIHTLGPASASAGSVLLASLPILTGIHFLIGALMLDIQESPDRRAATVGIGGT, from the coding sequence GTGTATCAGAACATGAAAGTCGCCGTCGTGGTGCCGGCGTACAACGAGGAAAAGCTGATCGCCCGGACGATCAGCACCATGCCCGATTTCGTCGACCATATCGTGGTGATCGACGACGCCAGCAGTGACGAGACGGCGTCCGAGGCGATCGACGCCGGCGACCCGCGGATGGTGCTCATCCGGCACGAGAACAACACCGGAGTCGGTGGAGCGGTGTGCGACGGGCACCAGGAGGCATTGCGGCTGGGCTGCGACGTCTCGGTGGTCATGGCCGGCGACGGACAGATGGACCCGGACTATCTTCCAGCCCTGCTCGCTCCGATCTGTGACGGGACCGCCCTCTTCACGAAGGCCAACCGTTTCTACTCTCGCGACTCCTACCGGGGCATGCCGAAATACCGGATTCTCGGCAACATCATTCTTTCTTTCATGACCAAGCTGGCGTCCGGGTATTGGCACCTGTTCGACCCGCAGAACGGGTACACCGCGATTCACAGGACGGCACTGGAACGGCTGAATCTCGACCGCGTGGCCAAGGACTACTCGTTCGAGAACGACCTTCTGATCAATCTGAACATCCTCCGGATCCCCGCCTGCGACGTCCCTGTCCCCGCGGTCTACGGGAGTGAGGTGTCCACCATGCGGATGCACAAGGTCATTCCGGCACTGATCGCTCAGCTGGCACGCGGGACCGGCCGACGTGTCGTCCTGAAATATGTTGTCTTCTCCTTCTCGCCGATCGCTCTCCTGCTCCTGGCGGGCCTGTGTCTTATCGCCTTCGGCGGCGCGGCGAGCACCTGGGTATTGATCCACACGCTCGGGCCTGCGAGTGCCAGCGCAGGAAGTGTCCTGCTCGCGTCCCTGCCGATCCTCACCGGGATTCACTTTCTCATCGGCGCCCTCATGCTCGATATCCAGGAGAGTCCGGACCGCCGGGCCGCCACTGTCGGAATCGGAGGCACCTGA
- a CDS encoding GNAT family N-acetyltransferase — MCGGNAVSKGVPGLLSLRPLREEDLPRLFEIQLDEEARHLAAFVTEEAKDREAYLARHRKILADPEITNRGVEVDGKLVGSVAVFPIEGNIELTYWIRRDLWGRGVATAAVAGLLEEVAVRPIHARVIEDNTGSVRVLERNGFVRIGSEDAFADARRATVTELIYKLD, encoded by the coding sequence ATGTGCGGAGGGAATGCGGTGTCGAAAGGCGTGCCAGGGCTGCTGTCGCTTCGCCCCTTGCGGGAGGAAGACCTGCCACGGCTGTTCGAGATCCAACTCGACGAAGAAGCCCGCCACCTCGCCGCCTTCGTCACCGAGGAGGCCAAGGACCGTGAGGCGTACCTCGCCAGACACCGGAAGATCCTGGCGGACCCGGAGATCACCAACCGGGGCGTGGAGGTCGACGGGAAACTGGTGGGCAGCGTGGCGGTGTTCCCGATCGAGGGAAACATCGAGCTGACGTACTGGATCCGCCGGGACCTGTGGGGGCGAGGAGTGGCGACCGCTGCCGTCGCGGGGCTCCTCGAGGAGGTCGCGGTGCGACCGATCCACGCCCGAGTCATCGAGGACAACACCGGCTCGGTGCGGGTCCTGGAACGCAACGGGTTCGTGCGGATCGGCAGCGAGGACGCGTTCGCCGACGCGCGTCGAGCCACGGTCACCGAGCTGATCTACAAGCTCGACTGA
- a CDS encoding Gfo/Idh/MocA family protein: MGRNHARVLSSLDGVELVGVMDPAGDPTGAAHGAPVVAALSELLALGLDYAVVACPTVLHEEIGLALAASGVCALIEKPLAHSAAAARRLVDAFDGAGLTAGVGHIERFNPALQSLRSRLEAGELGEMFQVVTRRQGPFPQRIADVGVVKDLATHDIDLTSWVTGCRYASVAARTMSKSGRLHEDMVAVVGELTDGTMVSHLVNWLSPLKERFTAVTGERGCFIADTLTADLTFHANGAFATEWEALSTFRGATEGDMVRYAIPKREPLFVEHERFRDAVEGRTMDIVTLDQGLRTVEVAEVVLDSARRKASLPLQNHHHRNLAAVTQRS, encoded by the coding sequence ATGGGACGCAACCACGCCCGGGTGCTGTCGTCACTCGACGGCGTCGAACTCGTCGGCGTCATGGACCCGGCGGGAGACCCCACGGGTGCCGCCCACGGCGCCCCGGTCGTCGCCGCCCTGTCCGAACTGCTCGCGCTCGGCCTCGACTACGCCGTGGTCGCCTGCCCCACGGTGCTGCACGAGGAGATCGGCCTCGCCCTGGCCGCCAGCGGCGTGTGCGCACTGATCGAGAAGCCGCTCGCCCACTCCGCGGCCGCGGCCCGGCGACTGGTCGACGCCTTCGACGGCGCCGGACTGACCGCCGGCGTCGGGCACATCGAGCGATTCAACCCGGCTTTGCAGAGCCTGCGTTCGCGTCTGGAGGCGGGCGAGCTCGGAGAGATGTTCCAGGTGGTCACGCGACGTCAGGGACCCTTCCCGCAGCGCATCGCGGACGTGGGTGTCGTCAAGGACCTGGCGACCCACGACATCGATCTCACCAGCTGGGTGACGGGTTGCCGCTACGCCTCCGTGGCGGCCCGCACCATGTCCAAGAGCGGCCGCCTGCACGAGGACATGGTCGCGGTCGTCGGTGAGCTCACCGACGGCACCATGGTCAGCCATCTCGTGAACTGGCTCAGCCCGCTCAAGGAGCGCTTCACGGCCGTGACCGGCGAGCGCGGCTGCTTCATCGCGGACACCCTCACCGCAGATCTCACCTTCCACGCCAACGGCGCCTTCGCCACGGAGTGGGAAGCGTTGAGCACCTTCCGCGGAGCCACCGAGGGCGACATGGTCCGGTACGCGATTCCCAAGCGCGAGCCGCTGTTCGTCGAGCACGAGCGGTTCCGCGACGCCGTCGAAGGCAGGACGATGGACATCGTCACCCTCGACCAAGGGCTGAGGACGGTGGAGGTCGCCGAGGTGGTCCTGGACTCGGCACGGCGGAAGGCGTCCCTGCCTCTGCAGAACCACCATCACCGGAATCTGGCGGCGGTCACCCAGCGGTCTTGA
- a CDS encoding acyltransferase: protein MKQNSEVSLAPVRMAAGAQVDASAALGPGTAVWELAQIREQAVLGDDCVVGRGAYVGPGVRIGDGVKIQNLALVYEPAELGNGVFVGPAVVLTNDHNPRSVDPAGRPKGRGDWEPVGVTVAEGASLGARSVCVAPVRVGRWAMVAAGAVVTRDVPDFALVAGVPARRIGWVGRAGQRLRALPGSPGMWECPHTGVLHTEKDGVLTEA from the coding sequence ATGAAACAGAACAGTGAAGTGTCCCTTGCCCCGGTCCGGATGGCGGCCGGGGCCCAGGTCGACGCGTCGGCCGCACTGGGTCCCGGCACCGCCGTGTGGGAACTCGCCCAGATCCGTGAGCAGGCCGTGCTCGGCGATGACTGCGTCGTGGGGAGGGGCGCCTATGTCGGCCCCGGTGTCCGGATCGGCGACGGGGTCAAGATTCAGAACCTCGCCCTGGTCTACGAGCCGGCGGAGCTCGGCAACGGCGTCTTCGTCGGCCCCGCGGTCGTACTCACGAACGACCACAACCCGCGCTCGGTCGACCCCGCAGGTCGCCCCAAGGGACGCGGCGACTGGGAGCCGGTGGGGGTCACGGTCGCCGAGGGTGCATCGCTCGGCGCGCGCTCGGTCTGCGTGGCCCCGGTCCGCGTCGGCCGCTGGGCGATGGTCGCCGCCGGCGCCGTGGTGACGCGGGACGTGCCGGACTTCGCTCTCGTCGCCGGCGTCCCGGCCCGTCGCATCGGCTGGGTGGGCCGCGCGGGGCAGCGGCTCCGTGCGCTCCCCGGCTCGCCCGGCATGTGGGAGTGCCCGCACACCGGCGTGCTGCACACCGAGAAGGACGGTGTTCTCACGGAGGCCTGA